A window of the Terriglobales bacterium genome harbors these coding sequences:
- a CDS encoding NAD(P)/FAD-dependent oxidoreductase — MSTKYDAIIIGGGHNGLVTAAYLARTGKKVLVLERRHVLGGAAVTEEIFPGFKFSVCSYVVSLLRPEIIRDLDLPRHGMEILPLDGTFTPMPSGDYLWRVNDHGKTRREIARHSRLDAEAYEEFGKAMLEMCKFVKPILSMTPPNPTKLSPSMLKKLAFLGRRFQGLSAEDKYRQVQLMTMSAVDFLDQWFETDVLKATMSASGIIGTFLGVRSPGTAYVLLHHYMGEIDGAFRSWGFSRGGTGAISNAIADAAREAGAEIRTQAGIGRILVKNGRAVGVALENGDELFADVVSSSVDPRLTFQRMIEPEHLPPDFLEEVRRYKFRGSSGKVNLALDALPDFKCLPGPGAHLRGAISISPSVEYMERAYDDAKYGNYSRHPYIDVVIPSLTDPSVAPPGKHVMSCFVQYAPYKLAEGNWDEKREAFGDNVINTVAEFAPNLKNIIIGRQVLTPLDMERDFGLSEGNIFQGELSLEQLFFLRPVPGWAQYRTPIKNLYMCGSATHPGGGIMGAPGRLAALEILKDWGG, encoded by the coding sequence ATGTCCACGAAATACGACGCCATCATCATCGGTGGGGGCCACAACGGCCTGGTGACTGCCGCCTACCTGGCGCGCACCGGGAAGAAAGTCCTGGTGCTGGAGCGGCGGCACGTGCTGGGTGGTGCCGCCGTCACCGAAGAAATCTTCCCCGGATTCAAGTTCTCCGTCTGCTCCTACGTCGTGTCTCTGCTGCGGCCGGAGATCATCCGCGACCTCGACCTGCCGCGCCACGGGATGGAGATCCTGCCGCTCGATGGGACGTTCACTCCCATGCCCTCGGGCGATTACCTGTGGCGGGTGAACGACCACGGGAAGACGCGCCGCGAGATCGCGCGCCACTCCCGGCTCGACGCCGAAGCCTACGAAGAGTTCGGCAAGGCGATGCTGGAGATGTGCAAGTTCGTGAAGCCCATCCTCAGCATGACGCCGCCCAATCCCACCAAGCTCTCGCCCAGCATGCTGAAGAAGCTGGCGTTCCTGGGCCGGCGCTTCCAGGGGCTGAGCGCCGAGGACAAGTACCGCCAGGTACAGCTCATGACCATGAGCGCGGTGGACTTTCTCGACCAGTGGTTCGAGACCGACGTGCTCAAGGCCACCATGTCCGCCTCCGGCATCATCGGGACCTTCCTGGGCGTGCGCTCGCCCGGCACCGCCTACGTGCTGCTGCACCACTACATGGGAGAGATCGACGGCGCCTTCCGCTCCTGGGGATTCTCGCGGGGCGGAACTGGCGCCATCTCCAACGCCATCGCCGACGCCGCGCGCGAGGCGGGCGCGGAGATTCGCACCCAGGCCGGCATCGGGCGCATCCTGGTAAAAAACGGGCGCGCCGTGGGCGTGGCGCTGGAGAATGGCGACGAGTTGTTCGCCGACGTCGTTTCCTCGAGCGTGGATCCCCGGCTGACCTTCCAGCGCATGATCGAGCCTGAACACCTGCCGCCGGATTTCCTGGAAGAGGTGCGCCGCTACAAGTTCCGTGGCTCGTCGGGCAAGGTGAACCTGGCGCTCGACGCGCTGCCCGACTTCAAGTGTCTGCCCGGCCCCGGGGCGCACTTGCGCGGCGCCATCTCCATCTCGCCCAGCGTGGAGTACATGGAGCGCGCCTACGACGACGCCAAGTACGGCAACTACTCGCGCCATCCCTACATTGACGTGGTCATTCCCAGCCTGACCGATCCCTCGGTGGCACCGCCGGGCAAGCACGTGATGTCCTGCTTCGTGCAGTACGCTCCCTACAAGCTGGCGGAGGGGAACTGGGACGAGAAGCGTGAAGCCTTCGGTGACAACGTCATCAACACCGTGGCCGAGTTTGCGCCCAACCTGAAGAACATCATTATTGGACGCCAGGTGCTGACCCCGCTCGACATGGAGCGCGACTTCGGGCTGAGCGAGGGCAACATCTTCCAGGGTGAGCTTTCGCTCGAGCAGCTTTTCTTCCTGCGCCCGGTGCCGGGATGGGCGCAGTACCGCACGCCCATCAAGAACCTTTATATGTGCGGCTCGGCGACGCATCCGGGCGGCGGCATCATGGGCGCGCCGGGAAGGCTGGCAGCGCTCGAGATCCTCAAGGACTGGGGCGGGTAG
- a CDS encoding NAD(P)/FAD-dependent oxidoreductase: MRDIVIIGGGHNALVAAFYLARAGQKPLVLERRSVAGGAAVTEEFHPGFRCSALAHAAGPVDARILRDMGLDAVAMVRPDPRLAGLPSPPDGRAVVFYEDDARTAASIARVSAHDAKSYPEFHRTLKGLAAVVAQVCATTPPDIDHPSAGDLWAMLKAGKGFRKLGEKGMFRLLRWGPMAVADLVAEFFENELVRAAIAARGIFGTNFGPWSAGSSAVLLLRAAADSHPAGSSIFPRGGMGALTQAMAAAATNAGAEIRTGAEVAQIAVKDGVATGVVLKSGGEIAAKAVISGADPRRTFLGLLDPAHLTPDFLGKMQNYRVHGTMAKVNLALSALPDFPALAEAGAQALTGRIHIGPEIDYLERAFDDSKYGDFSRQPYLDVMIPSVSDSSLAPAGSHVMSVCVQFAPYKLKNGDWKSRHDELGDVAVKTLAAYAPKLPQQIVARQIITPLDLEESYGLTGGHIFHGELALDQLFTMRPLLGWARYATPIESLYLCSSGTHPGTGLTGISGANAAREILKRLR, from the coding sequence ATGCGCGACATCGTCATCATCGGCGGAGGGCACAACGCGCTGGTCGCCGCCTTCTACTTGGCGCGCGCGGGACAGAAGCCGCTGGTGCTGGAGCGGCGCTCGGTCGCGGGCGGCGCCGCCGTCACCGAAGAGTTCCACCCGGGCTTCCGCTGCTCGGCGTTGGCGCACGCTGCCGGGCCGGTGGACGCGCGCATCCTGCGCGATATGGGTCTCGACGCCGTGGCCATGGTCCGCCCCGACCCGCGCCTGGCGGGGCTTCCCTCCCCGCCCGACGGCCGCGCCGTCGTCTTCTATGAAGACGATGCGCGCACGGCTGCGAGCATTGCCAGAGTCTCGGCGCACGACGCCAAGAGCTATCCCGAGTTCCACCGCACACTGAAGGGCCTGGCCGCAGTCGTGGCGCAGGTGTGTGCCACTACGCCGCCGGACATCGACCATCCCTCGGCGGGCGATCTTTGGGCGATGCTCAAGGCCGGGAAGGGTTTCCGCAAGCTGGGCGAGAAGGGGATGTTCCGCCTGCTGCGCTGGGGACCGATGGCGGTGGCCGACCTGGTGGCGGAGTTCTTCGAGAACGAGCTGGTGCGCGCCGCCATCGCCGCCCGCGGAATCTTTGGGACGAACTTCGGGCCGTGGTCGGCGGGCTCGAGCGCGGTGCTGCTGTTGCGCGCCGCCGCGGATTCGCATCCCGCGGGCTCCTCGATTTTCCCCCGCGGCGGCATGGGCGCGCTCACCCAGGCCATGGCTGCGGCGGCGACGAACGCGGGCGCGGAGATCCGCACAGGCGCCGAGGTCGCGCAGATTGCCGTGAAAGATGGCGTCGCGACCGGCGTCGTTCTGAAAAGCGGCGGAGAGATTGCGGCGAAGGCGGTCATCTCCGGCGCCGACCCCCGGCGAACCTTCCTCGGCCTGCTCGACCCGGCGCACCTTACGCCCGACTTCCTGGGGAAGATGCAGAACTACCGCGTCCACGGGACGATGGCCAAGGTCAACCTGGCGCTTTCGGCCCTGCCGGATTTCCCGGCGCTTGCCGAAGCGGGCGCGCAGGCACTGACCGGGCGCATCCACATCGGTCCGGAGATCGATTACCTGGAGCGCGCCTTCGACGACTCGAAGTACGGCGATTTCTCGCGCCAGCCCTATCTCGATGTGATGATTCCCAGCGTTTCGGATTCATCGCTCGCGCCCGCAGGGTCGCACGTGATGTCCGTGTGCGTGCAGTTCGCGCCCTACAAGCTGAAAAACGGCGATTGGAAGAGCCGGCACGACGAGTTGGGCGACGTCGCGGTGAAAACCCTCGCTGCTTATGCGCCCAAACTTCCGCAGCAGATTGTAGCGCGACAGATCATCACGCCTTTGGACCTGGAAGAAAGTTACGGGCTGACCGGTGGGCACATCTTTCACGGCGAGCTGGCGCTCGACCAGCTCTTCACCATGCGTCCGCTGCTGGGCTGGGCGCGGTACGCCACGCCGATCGAGAGCCTCTATCTGTGCAGCTCCGGTACGCATCCCGGCACGGGGCTGACGGGGATTTCCGGCGCGAACGCCGCGCGGGAGATTCTGAAGCGCCTGCGGTAG
- a CDS encoding peroxiredoxin-like family protein, translated as MREKQSEFEKRRVALACVVQGTAAEAAVFCGRHGVEALCIPDPERESYRALGLGRASWREILFASADLKRRRAEAKQAGCSNKLEGARQKHSDILQLSGAALVAAGGTVLWLHRSRHTGDLPSAEELLGIVGKFLPSAPVA; from the coding sequence TTGCGCGAGAAGCAAAGCGAGTTCGAGAAGCGGCGAGTCGCCCTGGCCTGCGTGGTGCAGGGCACGGCGGCGGAAGCAGCGGTCTTCTGCGGCCGGCATGGGGTGGAGGCGCTCTGCATCCCTGATCCCGAGCGCGAGAGCTACCGCGCCTTGGGCCTGGGCCGCGCCTCGTGGCGGGAGATCCTGTTCGCCTCCGCGGACCTGAAGCGTCGCCGCGCCGAAGCCAAGCAGGCCGGATGCAGCAACAAGCTCGAGGGCGCGCGCCAGAAGCACAGCGACATCCTGCAGCTCTCCGGCGCGGCGCTGGTGGCGGCGGGTGGCACCGTCCTATGGCTGCACCGCTCGCGCCACACCGGCGACTTGCCGTCGGCGGAGGAGCTTCTGGGGATTGTTGGGAAGTTTCTACCCTCGGCGCCGGTTGCCTAA
- a CDS encoding aromatic ring-hydroxylating dioxygenase subunit alpha encodes MLPPLKELISAYDPSLPLAEASTIPASWYTDERIAELERQAVFGRTWQMVGRVDQVAEPGQYVTGEVAGEPIVVVRGSDKVLRAFFNVCRHHAAAVMTEPTGLAQNLRCPYHGWTYSLEGALRGTPEFTDVCNFDRAANGLAPIRVETWESFVFVNLDAKALALADFLGSLVERVRPLGFSSLRFCERRVFDLNCNWKVFLDNYLDGGYHVPHLHKGLDSILNYTEYTIENQDRFCLQTSPVESGNGDQWMADVRKGRAYYYWQYPNLMLNWYEGFLETNLVLPLALDRMRVIFDFYFADVSEEAAAYNRQSMDVSGRVQNEDHNICESVQRGLASRAYNAGRLSVRREAGEHLFHRLLAADLKAAL; translated from the coding sequence ATGCTGCCGCCGCTCAAGGAATTGATTTCCGCATACGACCCCTCCCTGCCCCTGGCCGAGGCCTCGACCATTCCCGCCTCCTGGTACACGGACGAGCGCATCGCGGAGCTGGAGCGGCAGGCGGTCTTCGGCCGCACCTGGCAGATGGTGGGACGCGTGGACCAGGTCGCCGAGCCCGGCCAGTACGTGACCGGCGAGGTCGCGGGCGAGCCCATCGTCGTGGTGCGCGGCAGCGACAAAGTGCTGCGCGCCTTCTTCAACGTCTGCCGCCACCACGCCGCCGCGGTCATGACCGAGCCCACGGGCCTGGCGCAGAACCTGCGCTGCCCCTATCACGGATGGACTTACTCGCTCGAAGGCGCGCTTAGAGGTACGCCGGAGTTCACCGACGTCTGCAACTTCGACCGCGCCGCCAACGGCCTGGCGCCCATCCGGGTGGAAACCTGGGAGAGCTTTGTCTTCGTTAACCTCGACGCAAAGGCTCTCGCGCTCGCCGATTTTCTCGGTAGCCTGGTGGAGCGCGTCCGCCCGCTGGGCTTCTCGTCGCTGCGCTTTTGCGAGCGCCGCGTCTTCGATCTCAACTGCAACTGGAAGGTCTTCCTGGACAACTACCTCGACGGCGGCTATCACGTCCCTCACCTGCACAAGGGCCTGGACAGCATCCTGAACTACACCGAGTACACCATCGAGAACCAGGACCGCTTTTGCTTGCAGACCAGCCCGGTGGAGTCCGGCAACGGCGACCAGTGGATGGCGGACGTGCGCAAGGGCCGCGCCTACTACTACTGGCAGTATCCCAACCTGATGCTCAACTGGTACGAAGGCTTTCTGGAGACCAACCTGGTGCTGCCGCTCGCTCTCGACCGAATGCGCGTGATCTTCGATTTCTATTTCGCCGACGTGAGTGAGGAGGCCGCCGCCTACAACCGTCAGAGCATGGACGTGAGCGGGCGCGTGCAGAATGAGGACCACAACATCTGCGAGAGCGTGCAGCGCGGCTTGGCCTCCCGCGCCTATAACGCAGGCCGCCTCTCCGTGCGCCGCGAAGCCGGCGAGCACTTGTTCCACCGCCTGCTGGCGGCGGACCTGAAAGCGGCCCTTTAG
- a CDS encoding cupin domain-containing protein, whose product MSILRMSRLLDEQKEAGRPYLEFLHTGNMSAGIYVLPAGAADLQKPHAEEEIYYVIRGRAFFWRMTAAGPEEEAVEAGTVLYVAAGKEHRFHSVAEELVLLVCFAPPEAASTGSGN is encoded by the coding sequence ATGAGCATCCTTCGCATGTCGCGCCTGCTGGACGAACAAAAAGAGGCCGGGCGCCCCTACCTGGAGTTCCTGCACACCGGGAACATGAGCGCCGGCATCTATGTGCTGCCCGCGGGCGCCGCCGACCTGCAAAAGCCGCACGCGGAAGAGGAGATCTACTACGTCATCCGCGGGCGCGCCTTCTTCTGGCGCATGACCGCGGCGGGGCCGGAGGAGGAGGCCGTCGAAGCGGGCACGGTGCTCTACGTGGCCGCCGGCAAGGAGCACCGCTTCCACTCCGTCGCCGAGGAGCTGGTGCTGCTGGTGTGCTTCGCGCCGCCCGAGGCCGCCTCGACAGGCAGCGGAAATTAG
- a CDS encoding long-chain fatty acid--CoA ligase yields the protein MKAGMMDYPLTLPHLLERAGKLFPQVEIVSRRPDRSLHRYTYADFHRRARRLAAALEKAGLQPGERVATLMWNHSTHLECYFGIPAAAGVVHTLNLRLHPSELAYIVNHAEDRFLIVDDVLLPLFESFRDQVKPERVLVAPTTGQSVAAQYESYEDFLARGDDSFSYPALDENDAAAMCYTSGTTGKPKGVLYSHRALALHSFAFALPDAMAISQHDSILITQPMFHANAWGVPFSAILCGSKLVFPGPYLDAASLIELLEKERVTFTGGVPTVWLRVLEALDADPALWKPPAGMRIIVAGSAAPESILRRFDQMGVRMIHFWGMTEITPAGTVSRLKKHMMEWPEAKQYETRLKQGMALPFVDVRVMTPDGEAPWDGETLGELQVRGPWVAASYFRQPEESDKWTADGWFRTGDVVSIDAEGYVRIADRSKDLIKSGGEWISSVDLENALVGHAAVAEAAVVAVPHPTWQERPLAAVVLKPGAAATADELRDFLAARFAKWQLPEAIVFVNELPHTSTGKLLKSRLREQYRGWEWKRPAESGR from the coding sequence ATGAAAGCCGGCATGATGGATTATCCCCTCACGCTCCCGCACCTGCTGGAGCGCGCCGGTAAACTCTTCCCCCAGGTGGAGATCGTCTCCCGGCGGCCTGACCGCTCGCTCCACCGTTATACCTACGCCGACTTCCACCGCCGGGCGCGCCGGCTGGCCGCGGCCCTCGAAAAAGCCGGGCTCCAGCCGGGTGAACGCGTGGCCACGCTGATGTGGAACCACTCCACCCACCTGGAATGCTACTTTGGCATCCCCGCCGCCGCCGGCGTGGTGCACACGCTGAACCTGCGGCTGCACCCCTCGGAGCTGGCCTACATCGTCAATCACGCCGAGGACCGGTTCCTCATCGTGGACGACGTGCTGCTGCCGCTGTTTGAGAGCTTCCGCGACCAGGTGAAGCCGGAGCGCGTGCTGGTAGCGCCCACCACCGGCCAGTCGGTCGCGGCGCAGTATGAGAGCTACGAGGACTTCCTCGCGCGGGGAGACGACAGCTTCTCCTATCCCGCGCTCGATGAGAACGATGCCGCGGCCATGTGCTACACCTCGGGCACCACCGGCAAGCCCAAGGGAGTGCTCTACTCCCACCGCGCGCTGGCGCTGCACTCCTTCGCCTTCGCACTGCCGGACGCCATGGCCATCTCGCAGCACGACTCCATCCTCATCACCCAGCCCATGTTCCACGCCAACGCTTGGGGCGTACCCTTTTCCGCCATCCTGTGCGGCAGCAAGCTGGTGTTCCCCGGACCGTATCTGGACGCCGCCAGCCTGATCGAGCTGCTGGAGAAGGAGCGCGTCACCTTCACCGGCGGCGTGCCTACGGTGTGGCTGCGCGTCCTAGAGGCGCTCGACGCCGACCCGGCGCTGTGGAAGCCGCCGGCGGGCATGCGCATCATCGTGGCGGGCTCGGCCGCGCCCGAATCCATACTGCGCCGCTTCGACCAGATGGGCGTGCGCATGATCCACTTCTGGGGCATGACGGAGATCACGCCCGCGGGCACCGTCTCCCGTCTGAAGAAGCACATGATGGAGTGGCCGGAGGCCAAGCAGTACGAGACGCGCCTCAAGCAGGGCATGGCGCTGCCTTTCGTGGATGTCCGGGTGATGACCCCTGACGGCGAGGCGCCCTGGGACGGCGAGACGCTGGGCGAGTTGCAGGTGCGCGGCCCGTGGGTGGCCGCCAGCTATTTTCGCCAACCCGAGGAGAGCGACAAGTGGACCGCCGACGGCTGGTTCCGCACCGGCGACGTGGTCTCGATCGACGCCGAGGGCTACGTGCGCATCGCCGACCGCAGCAAGGACCTGATCAAATCCGGCGGCGAGTGGATCAGCTCGGTGGACTTGGAGAACGCGCTGGTGGGCCACGCGGCGGTGGCCGAAGCCGCGGTCGTCGCCGTGCCGCATCCCACATGGCAGGAGCGCCCGCTGGCGGCAGTGGTGCTCAAGCCGGGCGCTGCGGCTACCGCTGACGAGCTGCGCGACTTCCTTGCGGCGCGCTTTGCCAAGTGGCAGCTCCCGGAGGCCATCGTCTTCGTCAACGAGCTTCCCCACACCTCGACCGGGAAGCTGCTGAAGTCGCGCCTGCGCGAGCAGTACCGCGGCTGGGAGTGGAAGCGCCCGGCGGAATCCGGCCGCTGA
- a CDS encoding APC family permease — protein sequence MSTAPQPPPASDSPTLVPVRGRGSLLRVLGVGFGLAVIIGNTIGAGILRTPGEIAGELPRVWMFIGVWILGGLYALLGAYQISELGAMVPRSGGYYVFARRALGDFAGFAIGWTDWMAQCGTTAAVAIVIGEYAGELFPRWNGYTVDIAVGVTVGVALLQWRGIAWGSFVQNLTSSLKALGFIALVSGIFFLAHPTPGPPHPPELAGGLSFLVALLLALQAVIYTYDGWYGVIYFGEEVKNPGRDIPRAMIGGVLSIMGIYVLVNLALVYALPLTELSGQKLAVGTAANAVFGSHGMTIILALAILSMLSGINAYHLMASRIVYTMSRDRLFFPQVAVANKGGTPTVALFLSTVVAVAFILSGSFNLVASVLAFFFVADYAMAYTAVFILRRREPATERPYRAWGYPWTTGLALFLSLAFLAGAIAGDRKNSLYAVGVLALSYPLYLAFKFFRKSRAA from the coding sequence ATGTCCACCGCGCCTCAGCCGCCTCCAGCTTCGGACTCTCCCACGCTCGTCCCTGTCCGCGGTCGCGGCTCTCTGCTGCGCGTGCTGGGCGTGGGATTCGGCCTGGCGGTCATCATCGGCAACACCATCGGCGCCGGCATCCTGCGCACCCCGGGGGAGATCGCCGGCGAGCTGCCGCGCGTCTGGATGTTCATCGGCGTCTGGATCCTCGGCGGTCTCTACGCGCTGCTCGGCGCCTACCAGATCTCGGAGCTGGGAGCGATGGTGCCGCGCTCGGGCGGCTACTACGTCTTCGCGCGCCGCGCTCTGGGCGACTTTGCCGGCTTCGCCATCGGCTGGACGGACTGGATGGCGCAATGCGGCACCACCGCCGCCGTCGCCATCGTCATCGGCGAATACGCCGGCGAACTCTTTCCCCGCTGGAACGGCTACACGGTGGACATCGCCGTCGGCGTCACCGTGGGCGTGGCGCTCTTGCAGTGGCGCGGCATTGCCTGGGGCAGCTTCGTCCAGAACCTCACCAGCTCGCTCAAGGCGCTGGGATTCATCGCGCTGGTCTCCGGCATCTTCTTCCTGGCCCATCCCACGCCCGGCCCGCCTCATCCGCCGGAGCTCGCCGGGGGATTGTCATTCCTGGTCGCGCTGCTGCTGGCGCTGCAAGCGGTCATCTACACCTACGACGGCTGGTACGGGGTCATCTACTTCGGCGAAGAGGTGAAGAACCCCGGCCGCGACATCCCGCGCGCCATGATCGGCGGCGTGCTCTCCATCATGGGGATCTACGTCCTGGTGAACCTCGCGCTGGTGTATGCGCTGCCGCTCACAGAGCTCAGCGGACAGAAGCTGGCGGTGGGCACGGCGGCCAACGCTGTCTTCGGTTCGCACGGCATGACCATCATCCTGGCGCTGGCCATCCTCTCCATGCTCAGCGGTATCAACGCCTACCACTTGATGGCCAGCCGCATCGTTTACACCATGTCGCGCGACCGGCTGTTCTTCCCCCAGGTAGCGGTCGCCAACAAGGGCGGGACGCCGACGGTCGCGCTCTTCCTGAGCACGGTGGTGGCGGTGGCCTTCATCCTCAGCGGCTCGTTCAACCTCGTGGCCTCCGTGCTCGCGTTCTTTTTCGTCGCCGACTACGCCATGGCCTACACCGCGGTCTTCATCTTGCGCCGCCGCGAGCCCGCCACCGAGCGTCCCTACCGCGCCTGGGGATACCCGTGGACCACCGGCCTGGCCCTCTTCCTCTCGCTGGCGTTTCTGGCAGGCGCCATCGCCGGCGACCGGAAAAACAGCCTCTACGCCGTGGGAGTGCTCGCCCTGAGCTACCCGCTCTATCTGGCCTTCAAGTTTTTCAGGAAATCCCGCGCCGCCTGA
- a CDS encoding methyltransferase domain-containing protein produces MTPDEILQQEFNRWAEEGRGEEMEKHHLNITEQTLRRMELRPGERVLDLGCGAGWASRILARLVGDGPEGHGQVVGVDISDEMIRRARAGSRDFDNLMFVWGSAQQIPWEENFFDKVLSVESFYYYADQERALHELFRVMAPRGRLFILINLYKDNPYSLRWVEELKVQVHARSAAEYVELLKAHAFEDVEAQRVPDESPTPEEYSGKWFKNAAELREFKKIGALLLVASKPNLRNPAPPYTIY; encoded by the coding sequence ATGACTCCCGACGAGATCCTGCAACAGGAATTCAACCGCTGGGCCGAAGAGGGCCGCGGCGAGGAGATGGAGAAGCACCATCTCAACATCACCGAGCAGACTCTGCGGCGGATGGAGCTGCGGCCGGGCGAGCGCGTGCTCGACCTGGGCTGCGGCGCGGGTTGGGCCTCCCGCATCCTGGCGCGCCTGGTGGGCGATGGGCCGGAGGGCCACGGGCAAGTGGTGGGCGTGGACATCTCCGACGAGATGATCCGGCGGGCGCGCGCCGGCTCGCGCGATTTCGACAACCTCATGTTCGTGTGGGGCTCGGCGCAGCAGATTCCCTGGGAAGAAAACTTCTTCGACAAAGTACTGTCGGTCGAGTCCTTCTATTACTACGCCGACCAGGAGCGCGCCCTGCATGAACTCTTCCGCGTGATGGCGCCGCGCGGGCGGCTGTTCATCCTCATCAACCTATATAAGGACAATCCTTACTCGCTGCGCTGGGTGGAGGAGCTGAAAGTCCAGGTGCACGCACGCTCCGCGGCCGAGTACGTCGAGCTGCTGAAGGCTCACGCGTTCGAAGATGTGGAGGCGCAGCGCGTCCCGGACGAATCGCCGACACCGGAGGAGTACAGCGGCAAATGGTTCAAGAACGCGGCCGAGCTGCGGGAATTCAAGAAAATCGGCGCGCTGCTGCTGGTGGCGAGCAAGCCCAACCTGCGTAACCCGGCGCCGCCCTACACAATCTACTGA
- the nuoB gene encoding NADH-quinone oxidoreductase subunit NuoB, producing the protein MAWLQNKFEKNFMISTVDYVFNWARKSAVWPMTFGLACCAIEMIASSTARFDIARFGSEVFRPSPRQSDLMIVAGTVTLKMAPVLKRIYDQMPEPKWVISMGACSSVGGPFNTYAVLQGVDRIVPTDVYVIGCPPRPENLFYALLKLQDKIDLMSLAKKPTEVRLTEDMAENFKRQVMIAQTLQPK; encoded by the coding sequence ATGGCCTGGCTGCAGAACAAATTCGAGAAGAACTTCATGATCAGCACCGTGGACTACGTCTTCAACTGGGCGCGGAAGTCCGCGGTGTGGCCCATGACCTTCGGCCTGGCTTGCTGCGCCATCGAGATGATCGCCTCCTCCACGGCGCGCTTCGACATCGCGCGCTTCGGCTCGGAGGTTTTTCGTCCCAGCCCGCGGCAGAGCGACCTGATGATCGTCGCCGGCACGGTCACGCTGAAGATGGCGCCGGTGCTCAAGCGCATCTACGACCAGATGCCTGAGCCCAAGTGGGTGATCTCCATGGGCGCGTGTTCTTCCGTCGGCGGGCCGTTCAATACCTACGCCGTGCTGCAGGGCGTGGACCGCATCGTGCCCACCGACGTGTACGTCATCGGATGCCCGCCGCGCCCAGAAAACCTCTTCTACGCGCTTTTGAAGCTGCAGGACAAGATCGATCTGATGTCGCTAGCCAAGAAGCCCACGGAAGTCCGGCTGACCGAGGACATGGCGGAGAATTTCAAGCGCCAGGTGATGATCGCGCAAACCCTGCAGCCCAAGTGA
- a CDS encoding Rieske (2Fe-2S) protein — translation MPDFIRIAAKADLPGDGEAKEFTVGEKIVCVANVEGRLCALDNVCLHRGGPLGQGVIMDGTVICPWHGWQYNPQSGEAAQNPSLKVAVYPIKIEGDDVLIEI, via the coding sequence ATGCCTGATTTCATTAGAATCGCTGCCAAGGCGGACCTGCCCGGCGACGGCGAGGCCAAAGAGTTCACGGTAGGCGAGAAGATCGTCTGCGTGGCCAACGTCGAAGGCCGGCTGTGCGCGCTGGACAACGTCTGTCTGCATCGCGGCGGGCCGCTCGGACAGGGCGTGATCATGGACGGAACCGTCATCTGTCCCTGGCATGGCTGGCAGTACAACCCGCAGAGCGGCGAGGCGGCGCAGAACCCCTCCCTCAAGGTCGCCGTCTATCCCATCAAGATCGAGGGCGACGATGTACTGATTGAGATTTGA
- a CDS encoding metal-dependent hydrolase, translated as MSPVTHFLFGWMVANTTEFSRRERAIVAIAGVIPDADGLGIIPEILTRGSAHPLPWFTLYHHTLHNLTFAVFSALLGFALAKRRWKTAALVFLSFHLHLLCDLAGARGPDGYPWPIPYLLPWSRAWELSWSGQWALNAWPNFVITGALLVATFYLAWRRGFSPLEMLSLKIDQAFVAALRSRFPRRIPVE; from the coding sequence ATGAGTCCCGTCACCCACTTCCTGTTCGGCTGGATGGTAGCCAACACCACCGAGTTCAGCCGCCGCGAGCGAGCCATAGTCGCAATCGCCGGCGTGATTCCGGACGCGGACGGGCTGGGCATCATCCCCGAGATATTGACCCGCGGCAGCGCGCATCCACTGCCCTGGTTCACGCTCTACCACCACACCCTGCACAACCTGACCTTTGCCGTCTTCTCTGCGCTGCTGGGCTTTGCGCTGGCCAAGCGACGATGGAAGACGGCGGCGCTGGTTTTCCTGAGTTTTCACCTGCATCTGCTATGCGATCTGGCGGGGGCGCGCGGGCCGGACGGCTACCCGTGGCCCATCCCGTACCTGCTGCCCTGGTCGCGCGCCTGGGAGCTGAGCTGGTCGGGACAATGGGCGCTCAACGCCTGGCCCAACTTCGTCATCACCGGAGCGCTGCTGGTGGCCACCTTCTACCTGGCGTGGCGGCGGGGATTCTCGCCGCTGGAGATGCTCTCGTTGAAAATCGACCAGGCCTTTGTGGCCGCCTTGCGCTCCCGCTTTCCCCGCCGGATTCCGGTAGAATAG